From the Cucumis sativus cultivar 9930 chromosome 5, Cucumber_9930_V3, whole genome shotgun sequence genome, the window CCATGTCAGCGAAGAAAGTTGTTCGTTATGTTTCGTCAAGTCACATCACTCCATTTGCCACTTTTGTCTTCTAGCAAACTTCTTTCTCGCGTGGTGATTTGGTCTTCTCTCTTTGTATTTGTGTAAGTTCCTCTGCGATTTGCtagtttattcttttgttaataatattGTGTTTAGACACTAAAAATGGGATAAAGCATACATCAAGCTTATGTAGAGtgtatttctatatatttatgtatttacaacataaaCTACACATTTTGGCACACTTACCACTCATTTTGGTTCCATATTCGACTTAAAAGGCGATAATAACTTGTACTTGGAGTTGTTAGAAAAGATGCTCAAGGGGGATGTGTTTAATAGATTAAGAACTGATGTGTTTAACAGATTAAGAACTTTGCTTGGAGTTCTAAGAAAAGATGCTTAAGGGGatgttcaaaagttaaaagcatattttaattgaactaagtTACATACAAAATTAGGACACAATGTcaaagttatatataattaacgaATAGTTGGCaagattatttaaaattagatatgCTGATGGATTAAGTAAGAAATTAATTGTCATGCAAAGTTATGGTCTAGACAATCCTATAAATAGGATTAACATGTTGTATTGTAAAGCATCCAAGCTAAGTGCGAAGAAGAATAGACAAAGAGAGTTAAAGCAGTCTTCcaaataagttttttatttcttctctcaaatattatattttatgattatttatttggggTTTCATTATATGCTTGCAACCATTATTTCACCAATAGCAAGAAGATTATGCCTTACAGTTTCgtaagaattttaatataaatggTTATGCCTAAATTCCATATTGTTATATAAACCTTGTCATAGTATTATTGTCCCTAGTTTTGGGCTCAAGCATTACATTATCACATAACATGTGAAAATTTCATGGGTTGACATTAAAAACTTCAAGGTTTTATGTCTATGTcttataaattagttaaaattaaacttaggGAGCATTACCATAGTGCAGCCACATCATCCTTCTATCTATTGCCAAGTTACTGCTATAGGACTTCTAACAGCATATTTTCCTGAGATCCAAACAAGAGATCCAAAAGAAAACGTATCCAAAGCTTCCTTTCCTCCTAATGAAACAAATCTCACTTGGTAACTCAACTGCTCTCCCAAACTCCCAAAACTTAACTTTTCAGGCTTCACAATAACTGTTATTCCTTTTGGATTGTTGATTTTAACAGTGTAATCACTCCTTGAGATACCAACATTTGTCACCGTTCTTTTCAATGTAATACTAACTTTTTTGGCCTTCTTCTTCATGAACACAGAGAAAGAAGGGTAGTTCAAGTCTCCTGGCTTAACAACTGTTCTTTTTGATGAACAAGTAAAATTCCCTCGTGAAACTAAAGCAATTTGTGTTGAGTTATACTTCAAGCTACACAAGTAGTTTATGTAATCTTGGGGTGTGATATCGTAGATGAGCCCGGGATCCGATGCTTTCTCGGGATCAACATGGCCAGAACCAAATGTAAAGGGGGTTGCCGGTTCGCCATTAGCTTGACCGACGTCGGAAATGAGACTCATTTTGTTGTCAGTAATGTAGGCGGTGGTCATAAGCGCAGATTTAATCGCAGCAGGTGACCAATCGTTGTGAGCCGATTTAAGTAAAGCAGCTAAACCACTAACATGAGGGCAAGACATAGAAGTCCCTGAAATGATGTTGAACAACACTCTTCTTGTATCAGACTCTAGCTCACTCGGGCTAACAATTGGAGGCCAAGCGGCTAATATATTAACACCAGGTGCAGTTACGTCTGGCTTTATAACATCAGGTCCAACTAAACTTGGCCCTCGAGAAGAAAATGCAGCCACTCTCGGTGCTTGACTTCCATATTTAGTCCCTTCGAACACAATCAAAGCTTTCGCTTGTGTTTTTGAGGATGCTGTATAGTCTAAGATGGCTTTGCCAGCTAAAGCTCCAAGAGTAGTGGCTGGCAAAATATGAGGGTCAGCAAAAAGCTCTTCACCTTCAAATtctgtattaattaaaatcattcCAGCTCCTCCAGCTAACTTCACTTGCTCGCCTTTTTCAGTTCTTGAAATTTGTCCTCTTTCACATACAACAATTTTTCCCTTCACCATTGATGGGTCAAGGGAACCAGCAATgcaaaaatttgtttcttgtCCATCACCAGCAGTATTGTTATAAACAAGTGGGAGTTCATTTATGCTCTTGCCATAATACAAAGAAGATCCTTCAAAAACTTGCCCATTTCCAAGCTTGACAGTGGTTGGAAAAGTTCTGTCTGTGTAACTAGCAGCGACTGTCATGATCCATGGGGCTGCATTACCAACAGTTGAGGGTGACGGACCAGAATTACCGGCTGAACATGAAACAAAAACCCCTTTTTCAATAGCACCAAATGCAGCTATGGCAATGTTATCTTTGTAAAAAGAACTAGAACCGCCTCCCAAAGAGAGTGATAGAACATCGACTCCATCGGCAACGGCGCTGTCCATGGCTGCGAGAATATCGGCATTGGCACAGCCTAGAGGCCAACATACTTTGTATGCTACGATTCTGGTGAAACAAGGTTTTAAATGTCAATGGAAATGGAATGCACAccttcaataattaaaaataaatgaccCTTATGATAAGTATTAGATTTATATGACTAGTACTTTGTTGATAGTTTTATGGGCAACACTTAAAAACACCTTGGACATCATAGGACTAGAAGTATTTGTTTCAGTCACCCAAatctaaaaggaaaatttttatttttttttcctttgaaaagtaaatttataaatttggtaaACTATGTTTAGATCAGAGAAATGAGAATGCatcaattagttttttttcttctcatttatattaaaaaaatttaagaagtcAGATGGTTTAGCGATGTGTTGGTATAatgattttaaacttttttcgaATAAAGTTCTCAATTTTGTGATGCtgtctattttagttttcatatttaaaaaatttataacttataaagttcaattttatgtttaacaaGTATTTAACGACTTTGATCCcttctaataataaatacgGTGTAAGAACAATTTTAAAGCCGTGTTGACTAAATAAACCTATATCTATGAAATTTTATAGTACGtatgaaaataaagttattaaaatttacagAATTAAGAGACACAACCTAAGAGTTCAAAGACTAAACTTATCATTTAAGTTCATTGTTATGGTTTTGTCTATACGGTAATATTGACTATATATCAAAGATCAACTGCATAAATTTAATACCTTGAGGTGAACCTAATTCCAGAGGCTACTCCCATGCCTTGGTTAAAAAAGCTTGCGTTATTAACAATGCTTCCTGCAGCAGTTGAAGCCGTGTGTGTACCGTGGCCATTAGAGTCTCGGGGGGATCGGAATATCCCTGTTTCGTTCAATCTACCGACGATCGCCTCGTATCCTTTAATGTAGAAACTTGCTCCAATGAGCTTTTTGTTAcaattagaagaagagaaccTTGGGCCTGTTTGGCAAATGCCTTTCCATTTTAAGGGCACAGAGGAAAGACTCTCGTCTTGAAAACTTATATGCTCAGGCCAAACGCCAGTGTCAAGCAAACCAATAATTATATCAGAAGCTAGGTTTGAGGAATTCCAAAGGCCATGGTCTCTTTGTAGGCCAAGAAACTGAGGAGAGTGAGTGGTGTGAAGTTGTAGTAGTTCATTTGGAGTGGCTGCTAGAAACCCTGGAATTTTGCTTAAAGAATGAAGCTTTTTTGAGGTGAGTTTTGCAGCAAAACCTGAAAATTAATCAAGCTCTTAAATTTCTGTATACAGAAGaatgatatttatatattgatgaTAAAATATGATggtcaataaaatattaccaTATCATGTCGATTAAGTGCGTGTTTCAATTTTACCTAGCCTTCTTAGTATTTTGAATGATATGTTTGAGAGTGATTTTGAcatgcattttaaaaattatttatgtataagGAGTCTGAGCCTTCTTTTGGTGTTCTCAGTATGTAATTCTCAACATCTTAACGTATGCTTCTTTCGGCTTTGGAGCTTCCAATACCATATTTAATAGTATCgagtttcatctcaaaatcaattgataATGTAAAGAGTAGTTCATCTATCTTATAAGAAGTATGAGTCTATTTGATCTTTTCAAAGTAGGAGGCTCAACCTCTCAACATAAAAAGTATGTTCCAACATGAAAAGTATGTTAAAATGAGTAAATTTAAaggttaaattaattttaaacaagtAAAAGTATGTTTCTAGTGATTTTGAACCttaaaaaagtgattttataaCGACTCTCAGGTACTAATCACTAAACTgcttatttcaaattagtattaaaagggatttttataactttcatAATCAAgataaatttgagaaattagaGAAGTGTGCAGacaaaatacttaaaaaaggGTTTTAGAGGAAGTATATTTACTTATCTTTCCCAACAGCTTGTATAATTATGTTCTTATAAAAGTAATGCTAGATACTGATATTTGCAAACATAAACATAGTTTAACTGTTATCAACCTTGAAGTCTGAGGTTGGATCTTTCTATTGTCAGTTAATAGAAACACCGTATTTCTATTCtgtcatttttatataattatgacTTCAAATTTCCgtcaaaatcaatattttaaatcttaccAGACAGGGCAGTTTTGTAAACGTAGAGAATCTCTGCAGCATTTGATGCTTCTTCTTCGTTGTCATCGAGAGACGAGAGTTTATTGACAGAATCAATAATGTCTGTGTACCATTGTTCAGGGATGGGGGTGACCATCTTTGTGGCGTCCATGTGAATAATGTAAGTCTGTTGATCCACAACAGCACTTGAAACTGCAAGCATTATTGACAACAACACCCAAACCTCTCTAAACCCCATTGTGCAGCtgcaaaacaaaactaaaattacaaCCTATGTTCGTTTGTGTTATTTGAACTCTTAAGTAATTAAGGTCTAACATAATTGCAACAACGGAAAATGTAATGACTAAGGTTCCATCTTTGGCTAGataaggaaataataatagGTATGATGTTCGATATCTTCTTTTAGTCCCATCCTGCATAACTCCAGTAGACAACATTGTTCTTCCTAATAGAACACAACTGTAGATAAcactaatttataattattttcccCAATTTATAGTTATCGAGCTTTTCAAGTTACTTCTTGCCTATTTGAGTTTTAATTGTCAACACTTTTTGTTGTTCATCTTAGAAATTCATCCACAATAATGTTGCACCAATGAATTCTATTTGTCTATGCTCAAGACATTTGTTAAGATCGTACCAATGAACacgaaaaataatatttgtaacatgaCTTTAATTCCAACTATTATCGGATACC encodes:
- the LOC101210266 gene encoding subtilisin-like protease SBT1.1; translation: MGFREVWVLLSIMLAVSSAVVDQQTYIIHMDATKMVTPIPEQWYTDIIDSVNKLSSLDDNEEEASNAAEILYVYKTALSGFAAKLTSKKLHSLSKIPGFLAATPNELLQLHTTHSPQFLGLQRDHGLWNSSNLASDIIIGLLDTGVWPEHISFQDESLSSVPLKWKGICQTGPRFSSSNCNKKLIGASFYIKGYEAIVGRLNETGIFRSPRDSNGHGTHTASTAAGSIVNNASFFNQGMGVASGIRFTSRIVAYKVCWPLGCANADILAAMDSAVADGVDVLSLSLGGGSSSFYKDNIAIAAFGAIEKGVFVSCSAGNSGPSPSTVGNAAPWIMTVAASYTDRTFPTTVKLGNGQVFEGSSLYYGKSINELPLVYNNTAGDGQETNFCIAGSLDPSMVKGKIVVCERGQISRTEKGEQVKLAGGAGMILINTEFEGEELFADPHILPATTLGALAGKAILDYTASSKTQAKALIVFEGTKYGSQAPRVAAFSSRGPSLVGPDVIKPDVTAPGVNILAAWPPIVSPSELESDTRRVLFNIISGTSMSCPHVSGLAALLKSAHNDWSPAAIKSALMTTAYITDNKMSLISDVGQANGEPATPFTFGSGHVDPEKASDPGLIYDITPQDYINYLCSLKYNSTQIALVSRGNFTCSSKRTVVKPGDLNYPSFSVFMKKKAKKVSITLKRTVTNVGISRSDYTVKINNPKGITVIVKPEKLSFGSLGEQLSYQVRFVSLGGKEALDTFSFGSLVWISGKYAVRSPIAVTWQ